A part of Paenibacillus sp. sptzw28 genomic DNA contains:
- a CDS encoding RNA polymerase sigma factor produces the protein MSGAHDESPVYPDKQGSSNHFEVIYNQYRDRIRKYLSLKVNPMAVDDLTQKVFLKVMENIHTFKENASLFTWIFKIAQNTVKNEFRSLSRKKETPCDDFTSYESQSVSVDFAKYVEIRIDIGSALKKLNELDQQIISLRYFVDCTLSEISEIVGMRESAVKNRLYRSLEKLRRELKEWGDIAIMSIQDMISIVSKSETNDTNDSSKKVHHDLFNELKDNVETISSKFNHHPSTKIVIEIYPDLPTFHQAVGEADAPNWFMGTFKENKLKIVSPLNPGPEHTYQSILKSTVHLFAMWLITDINPLAPKWLRQGIGGYEAKQMTKEYIKSSTADEITNGAVPTFEQLNNDTWDFGPMKGFQFSYLIVEFIVDKYGLGALNKLIRNPGDFNGIFGRSESALHEQWTLHLRNH, from the coding sequence ATGTCTGGAGCTCACGACGAAAGCCCTGTTTATCCGGATAAACAGGGAAGCAGCAATCATTTTGAAGTTATCTATAATCAATACCGCGATAGAATCCGCAAATATCTCTCGCTGAAAGTAAATCCTATGGCGGTGGATGATCTAACGCAAAAGGTCTTCTTAAAGGTGATGGAAAACATTCATACTTTCAAAGAGAATGCCAGTTTATTCACTTGGATTTTCAAAATTGCCCAGAATACAGTCAAAAACGAATTTCGAAGCTTATCACGAAAAAAAGAAACCCCCTGTGATGATTTTACAAGCTACGAATCGCAGTCTGTTTCCGTGGATTTTGCCAAGTATGTTGAAATTCGTATTGATATAGGTTCGGCATTGAAGAAACTGAATGAGCTGGACCAACAGATTATTTCATTGCGTTATTTTGTTGACTGTACATTATCGGAAATTTCCGAGATCGTTGGAATGCGGGAGAGTGCGGTAAAGAACAGGTTATACCGGTCGCTTGAGAAACTCAGAAGAGAATTAAAAGAATGGGGTGACATTGCCATAATGTCTATTCAAGATATGATATCAATTGTAAGCAAAAGTGAAACGAACGACACGAACGACAGTTCGAAGAAGGTTCACCATGATTTATTTAATGAGCTTAAGGACAATGTTGAAACAATCTCGTCCAAATTTAATCACCATCCATCTACAAAAATTGTCATTGAAATTTACCCGGACCTTCCGACTTTCCATCAAGCTGTCGGGGAAGCAGATGCGCCTAACTGGTTCATGGGAACTTTCAAGGAAAATAAATTAAAGATCGTTTCTCCTTTGAATCCGGGACCGGAGCATACGTATCAATCCATTCTTAAATCGACAGTTCACTTGTTTGCGATGTGGTTAATTACGGACATTAACCCCCTTGCACCCAAATGGCTGCGTCAGGGCATTGGAGGTTATGAAGCGAAGCAAATGACCAAGGAATACATTAAAAGCTCGACTGCAGATGAAATCACCAATGGTGCTGTCCCGACTTTTGAACAATTAAATAACGATACTTGGGATTTCGGGCCAATGAAAGGCTTTCAATTTTCGTATTTGATCGTAGAATTCATTGTTGATAAGTATGGATTAGGAGCGTTAAATAAATTAATTAGAAATCCTGGCGATTTCAATGGAATCTTTGGGCGCTCCGAGTCCGCGCTGCATG
- a CDS encoding methyl-accepting chemotaxis protein has product MSIVVDREKIHTYDGVLLMRFTIGRKLSFGFLAIFILMGAVGSISIAKMTVMGEQAKVINNTFMPGVKLLGSIEANFLDIQRLALGLVLVKDTSEAAGLETRINTAMDELHKNQQAYEALISTDEERNLYQNFVTSGKESLDMLAPLMKAGKAIDLTTAQTIIGEMKTPLNNALDSLTKSINYLAQKSAEATDTSVQLYESGRRDGIIWSLFALAVGIVIAFILTRLIAGPMVIMAGAARRIASGDLTADEIQVGNRDEIGELAGSFNEMKRSLRSLISEVGVSAQQVAASSEELTAGSEQIRGATEQIALTMEKVAAGTEKQSRSVEENVHAINELSAGIHHIAANAESVTSAAVLAAAIASEGNLTIRKTVDQMNSINSTVGGLAQAVKGLGERSLEIGKIVEVIAGIATQTNLLALNASIEAARAGEHGSGFAVVASEVRKLAEQSRMSSGQIAQLIAAIQDETIHTARLMEAGQQEVEEGIHAVIVAGSTFERIQQSVNNVTNQIQEVSAASEQMSASTAQVVHSTDIIWDIAETTSSGTQQVSTAVEEQLASMEEITASAAALAEMSEELQSLIRRFKV; this is encoded by the coding sequence GTGTCGATTGTTGTCGACAGAGAGAAAATACATACATATGACGGGGTGCTGCTGATGCGATTTACGATTGGAAGAAAGCTGTCGTTCGGATTTTTGGCCATTTTTATACTCATGGGTGCAGTCGGATCGATCTCGATAGCAAAAATGACCGTGATGGGGGAACAGGCCAAGGTTATTAATAACACATTTATGCCGGGCGTAAAGCTTCTCGGCAGTATAGAAGCGAATTTTCTGGATATACAGCGGCTTGCACTAGGGCTAGTCCTCGTGAAGGACACTTCGGAGGCGGCAGGGCTCGAGACCCGAATCAATACCGCTATGGACGAGTTACATAAAAATCAGCAAGCTTATGAGGCTCTTATCTCTACTGACGAGGAACGGAATCTCTATCAAAATTTTGTCACCAGCGGGAAGGAATCGTTAGATATGCTCGCCCCGCTGATGAAAGCCGGTAAGGCCATTGACTTAACAACCGCCCAGACAATCATCGGCGAAATGAAGACACCTCTTAACAATGCCCTCGACAGCCTCACCAAGAGCATAAATTATTTGGCGCAGAAGTCTGCAGAAGCGACAGATACTTCCGTACAGCTGTATGAATCAGGCAGACGTGACGGCATCATTTGGAGCTTATTCGCTCTAGCCGTTGGGATCGTGATTGCCTTTATTCTAACGCGGTTGATCGCTGGACCAATGGTAATAATGGCCGGAGCAGCCCGGCGGATCGCCTCGGGGGATTTGACAGCAGATGAGATCCAGGTCGGAAACCGGGATGAAATCGGGGAGCTCGCGGGTTCTTTTAATGAAATGAAGAGAAGTCTTCGCAGCTTGATTAGCGAGGTGGGGGTAAGTGCGCAGCAGGTGGCCGCTTCCTCAGAGGAATTGACAGCCGGCTCCGAGCAAATCAGAGGCGCAACCGAGCAGATTGCTCTGACAATGGAGAAGGTCGCCGCCGGGACGGAGAAACAGTCGCGCAGTGTAGAAGAGAATGTGCATGCGATTAACGAGCTGTCTGCCGGCATTCACCATATTGCCGCCAATGCTGAGAGCGTTACATCCGCTGCGGTTCTGGCAGCTGCAATAGCTTCGGAGGGGAATCTGACGATCCGGAAGACCGTTGACCAGATGAATTCCATTAACAGCACCGTAGGCGGCTTGGCCCAAGCGGTGAAAGGGCTCGGTGAACGTTCGCTGGAAATCGGCAAAATCGTAGAGGTAATTGCAGGGATTGCGACTCAGACCAATCTCCTCGCTTTGAATGCCTCGATTGAAGCGGCAAGAGCGGGAGAGCATGGAAGTGGTTTCGCCGTAGTGGCGAGTGAAGTGCGTAAGCTGGCGGAACAATCCAGGATGTCCTCCGGGCAGATTGCGCAATTGATCGCGGCCATTCAAGACGAGACGATCCACACTGCAAGGTTAATGGAAGCCGGACAGCAAGAAGTTGAAGAAGGTATCCATGCGGTAATAGTTGCCGGAAGTACATTTGAACGTATTCAGCAGTCCGTAAACAACGTGACGAATCAGATTCAGGAGGTTTCGGCCGCCTCCGAGCAAATGTCCGCCAGTACGGCTCAAGTGGTCCATTCAACCGATATTATTTGGGATATCGCGGAAACGACATCAT